The genomic window TACTGCGGGCCGATTGTTCCAtaaaatgcgacaggcaaaacggATACGCACTTACCGCGTATTTGTACGAATACGCAAAGGCACGCGACACAAtcaaacaatcagccctcatgaacaTGCGAGAATTCACaacatacaatgcacggggacttcgactgttgatacatggtctgtggTCGTTCACAGGGGTGCGTTTCTTTCTGGCCAAGGGTCTTAATAGGCCCGTAAAAAACATACCCTAATAGCCCCGTGAACACAAAGAAGAGAGACCTTaggtatcgatcccgggtattgatttgagtgtctctgctgtacaatgtaattatttaccaagcGATGTTGGTAtatggaggttggtgtaaaatctttAACACATGTTGAAGTGGAGCAAATGTAACCTCTAGCGCTCTCAGAAAACAATTTCGCTCGCATTTGTTCCCTAATAAAACAATCGTTAACAAACGTTGTTTTTATGGGTCTACAtatttgctatgcacgatttcATATTcggacgataaatctttggataccggggtagaaaatgatgaatatctcccgtaattttttttattctaaacaagccgatttcaaggcttgcacttgaatatatgtattgaaggaatatgatagtcgttagcttgcgtattgagaaagaactgtGCGTATTGAActtaaaaactgacaaaaattctgattttatatgtgccgaacaaaAGAAAAAGACAGCCGTCCTCATTCGTTAGCACTCGGGTCACGGAAGATACACGGTACAAAAGCGTAGCGtgggccactggtggaggcagtctaaaagcagatgacgtcatgacgtatatcatgctcactgacatctacagagatcagtcaccaggctataatagccttagtcggatgtccctcggcccattatgcgtcccaaaattattaaacaggttggaacaaaatggccatgcgtggctgtggagtCAAcctatcggggcgatgacactgtgctccATCCACTTCAGTGTCATAAGACATTTACGCCACTGCTGTTCATATATCTCTATCCCCCCTTAAAGAATCATTAAATAATGTACGTCATCGCTCATGAATAGAGGGACCGGGATGTCCACGCAGAGACATTTATATAATTGTCACTTGAATCTTCTTGCTACGTTTTTCTATGTTTTACTTTATTGGCAATAAAACAATCATTATGTATTTTAGATATTCTAAACTAACCTCTTagcaaacaaaataatgttttccacaatattttattgacatttaaatgtcgggttatattataaaggtcatacatacgtttttaaaatgttattgctaaaataaaaaacgtttttaattaaCCCGACAATAacctttttctgtaaaacgttgtgtgtttgctgagaTTATTCTACTTCATTGGCCAGCAGTATATCCGCTATGTAGCCATATTGAACAACAGCGAGATCCACGTTTGAAACCGTTATCAATCAGGGCCATTTGGATCTGTAACATTGTATAGAAAAACTATATAAGTGTGATAGGCTAATAAAGTTAAAATTCACCCACCCCTAATTGTAACAGAATTCATTTCGCATGCATTCATCTCCCAAAAGCTAACACAAAAACAAAGTCGATCTTTACCAGACAACGACTCTGAGAAATGTACATTATGCAAAAGTAAACATACAGCTCATAATATAGCCTAATAATGTTCCATAATGTGTGGATTAGTTCTGCACGTAATACCATtacaacacaaaacatataaacaaagttaaaaaaccgacgtttcgaaaagacaaaatttttctttttcaaaagataaaatgattttaatttttacaTAAGTTAGTAGAAATATGGACATGTTTTTGGCTCGTTTATCAATTAGTAGAGCCTGCACAAAATTAGTTGAGCAAGCTATGCTATTTTTAAGTGGGTAAACTAATTTTAATTAGTTAACCAACATAGTACGAGATATTAAACCAATCTTTTAAATAGTTCAGCAGGAATAACttttgcatgatgcagtcatgtctacagtagaattcacctcgacctttgcaggacttaaaccccattaaaagctattaaaccaagataacactcattgaaacagctcaactgattaaatcggatcttctctggctgtgcacatgtgtctgttttatatgtgcgatatagcaatgagctgctataatacagcttcagttgggtaaccgattataaaggaaacgcaaggaaacaatggtatgtagacctttgttcacgaaatgagacaatggcctgctttttgttaaccagcattcttgaaaatgagcaacataatgattgttgacttaacacggtttggaaataatttcttcatatttttggtgttatctgtcgtttacatatccttcctaaaacacaaaagtgcgaccctttgtcaatcacttacagtacccaatttcggcatactatataagaaactcatcatgatgattgccagagaatagtttaaatgtagcttgtactgtttttttgtggcatccttcagaagtgagcggtccgataccaacattttcggtcaaatctccattcaattaacacggggagttggctagctatgccttgccctcactcatattttacaaaagtgcgactatttctgaacatttaacctagctgtaattttaggtcatgttagagaaatatatttgctagaagtttggagaataagttaaatattggctggttatttttcacacagtgatgttaactaggcaagtgcccattcttccaacatacatcatttgtagaggtcacgcgtcaatggtgagagcactgtgtattgtgtataggaaaacggacagcaaCTGCAGTAtggtaaagggtgccacaacaacacgctctgcgttcagtggcatcctcatcattttcaccatattatacgatgtttgtaaaaccttttttatattgtaattatttgtatggatggaatttgatgaaataaaactgaactgaactgataacTATGCACCAAATAGAAATGGGCATAATGTTTACTAATTAAGTCGGTTTTTTTAACTAGTTTATGTTTTCTGTGCATTATTTGGGTCCTCTCAACAACAATTCCGCAATCTCAGGTTAAATTATTTGGGTCAAACCAGTTAGGGAGCACGCCGCCATCACCTTTAGTTCGACATAAAGGGGTTTGGTACGAAATTACATAAGCAATTGCTGTATCCATTGGAAAtataatcatgaaaaaagacaaaattgtattaattgaaaatataaatatcagaaaagacaattaaaataaataacaatcaCACTTCCTCTTTAGTTCTTGTAATGATACTAGAATAATTATGACTAAGATCAAGTAAAATACAACGTTACCACCAACATCGTTTTGACTTGCTTTTCATTTTGTAATTCGTTTTTTTTCTCTTCGAGTTCATAGAATAAGAAACACAGCCTGCAGTTTAACCATATGGATGAGGTAAAATAGCGCGGATCCCGCGGTTCCATGGCCTAATTTGTTTCTACTTTTAACTTTGCTGGTGAAAAATATTCAACGTAAATTATTTTGTCTACTGCCAGAAGGAATAAAAGGATCGAGCAAACAtgtcaaatacaaaatgtttgatcTATTTCTTTTTCTGGAATACATAGGTAAATTCACCTTcttcaataaacaaacattacAAAACGTTGgatatcaaattaacattctCAAGTCTCAACCTTGCCAAATAGGTTCGAGGACACAAGACACATTGAgaaatcataaaaagaggatatacTTGAGTATGTATACAACTAGGAGGTAAACCAAACTAAAAGATTAACACATATTGCATTCATTGAATAACACATATCAGTGAATAAGCCTTTGCAGCATTCTTCTTCTAGTTCGACACGCAATCAGCGAcaaatttaggggctgtgcaataagtatGAGCCCATGTGGGAGGTTAAAATTGGGGaaagggcaagaaatttttggcaagccgaaaggggggtAAGCCATTTTGACATACATTCATGTggggccttttaaataaaacgctctaaaaaggcttaggaaaacaatacggaaacgcttaaatatgcaaatgttcCTGCTCACTGCAATTGCAACATGTATCAAGACCATttgtgacgtcccatgtcaaaaccagCCACTTTTAGACAGGTTATCAAGCTTGTCACAGGTTTaagtgatgcgtctagtgcatgtagttgtagttgtagatgtAGTTGTAGCTGCTGTTTCCCTATCCTTCATACCTATCCTTCCTACTCTCCTATCATTCTCCTAGCTTCACTTCTAGTCTGCTTGCTTGAAACACTCCTATTCTGCTGAGCAACCGAACTTGCCACTGGCTAGCCGAAAGGTGAAAAGAGAAGCAGTGTGCGTAAGTCTTCTCCTGCCAGTACACAGCCTCTCCTTATTCAAGACTCCTACATAACCTCCCCGTTGGTCACTACCGGTAACTGGATATCTTGCGATTCCAGGCAGATATGTAGGGGATCTCGGAGCAGCAAGCGGCCCTAGAGGTGCAGTATGCATGACCCACCGGCGTGTGGATACGCTCTGGTGCTCACCAACGCTTGCCCCAGCTATGGGCAAATAGTTAAGATAGATCACTATCTTAGGCGGAGTAGAGATTCAGGCTCAAAACGGCAAAAGGTTGCCTGAGATGAGTTCAACCAGCAGCCAGTGATCAAAATCAGGGAGTCCTGAGACCTGAGCTATATACTTGGAGCTGTGGTTGGAGACATTAGTGACAAGAGCAAAGGGCGGATGAAGAATTCAGTGCACTACACATTCTCAACGGCCACTGGACAGCTGTTGATAGGAGCTGCGACCATCAACAGTATTCAGCAATTGAAAGACTTTAAACGATGGCTACAGCTAAGCGCACTAGGGTTAAAGCCCCTACCTTAAATCCAAGTTCTGAATCTGTATTAGCTACTAATATTAATGATGTGATCACCTTAAAGCCTCACGGACGGGTGTGCACGGAGAGAGGAggaacaaggaaagaaaatctactAAAATGTAAGCAATCAATGTTTGTATCAACCTTAAATACAAGAACACTAAGAAGTATATACCTTCAAGAGGAACTATGTGGCTTAGCTAAGCGTTTCATCATTGGATTACAGGAGCACAAAATAGTTCACCCTGATGAACCAATCAGATATCATGACCTCTTTGATGGATATCAACTAGTATCATCATCAGCATGGAGGAATAGAGCAGGCATGGCGGTTGGAGGTGTTGGAATTCTAATGAGTGCCAAGGCAAAGAAGACCATTCTCTCCTGCATATGCATAACACCAAGGATAATATGTGCTACCTTTGGAGGAAGTCCCAAAACCACCATCATTGTCACATATTGCCCAACTAATGTGTCTGATGAGAAAGAGTCAGAAGAACACTATATGCTACTGGACAAGTCCATCAAACAAGTTCCAGCTCACAACTTCCTTATGGTAATGGGTGACTTCAATGCAAGAGTTGGCAAAGAGCACTACAAAGTCCCCTACCACGATTCCACCAACAGAAATGGAGAATTACTGCACACTCTGGCAATAGAGAATGAACTGGAAATAGCAAATGTGAGcttatgcaataaaaaaaaatccagattATGGACATGTACATTACCATCTAGTTTTAAGGCACAACTTGACTACATCCTTGTACGCAGGAAGTGAGGAATAGCATTCTGAACTGTTGCACCTACAACTCCTTCGCAAGCGTTGGATCGGATCACCGTGTTATTACAGCAAAAGTGCGTCTCAGCTTGAGATCAAATGGCAAGACACCACCAAGGAAGATCAGGTACAACTGGAAGGTTTTGGCACAAGACACACAACTACAAGAACTGTATGCTGTTAAAGTACGGAATATATTCAGTGCTCTGCAACATGAAAGTGAGGGCGATGAAGATGCTACATCCACATATCAATGTTTCATACCGGCAAACAGAGAGGTTACGGAAGAACTGATACCAAAGGCCCCCAAACGCCATAAGGGGACAATCTGGACTGATTCCAGAACAGAGAGTGCCCGGAATGAAGTGCATGAAGCATATGTGAAGGATACCCACGAATGCACTAGTGTATCAAGATCCGAACTACAAGCAAGGAAGAATCTCCTAAAAGAGGCATATGACAAAATTAATCAAGGAATCCTGGAGCAAAAGATTAGCCAGGTAGAGAAAGCAGATCAAAACTGCCAGCACAAAGCTTCATGGGATCTGATAAATGAGATCAGTGGAAGGAGAACTGCCAAAAAAGGTCAGATCAAAGGGGACACAGAGAGTGAGAGGCTGCATTCTTGGTTTTCCCATTTCCAGCAGCTACTTGGGAATCCACCAGTCATCACCAATGAGGATGAGCCGATAGAGCAGGTGCATCGGGAATTTGACATGCGAACAGATGCTTTCGATCAGGAAGAGTACGAGGCAGCAACGAAGGTCATCAATGAAGGAAAAAGTgcaggtgatgatgaaatcacacCAGAAGTTTTAAAGAGATGCAACCTTGATGACATCATACTCTATTTCTGTAATGAGGCATTACTGCATGGTAGGAAACCTGAGCAGTGGTCAATTCTCAATCTCATCCCAATTCCAAAAAGCGGTAATCTCAGAGAGGGAAGGAATTACAGAGTCATCTGTTTATCATCCATAGTGGCAAAGACCTACAACAGACTACTACTCAACAGAATTCGTCCATTCCTGGATCCTGTACTACGAATGAACCAAAATGGTCAACAGTGTCACAAATACTGGCCTTGAGAAgaattattgaagagataaacagCAACAATCTGCAAGCAGCACTGGTCTTCATCGATTttaaaaaggcatttgacaccATCCATCGAAGGAAAATGCTAGACATTCTAAGAGCATTATGGAGTACCAGAGAAACTTGTGGCGGCTATTGGAAACACCTGTTGAACACTGTTGCCCATGTTACCACACCAGATGGAATCACCAACGACTTCATAATTCAGGCTGGAGTATTGCAGGGGGAACCACTTGTACCATTTCTATTTGTAACAGTCCTCGACTATGCTCTCAGGAAAGCACTACATGGGAATGAAGATCGTCTAGGGCTCACACTGAAAAGAAGGAAAAGTCGGAGGATAGGCCCGCAAACAATTACAGATCTCGACTTCGCTGACGACATAGCACTATTGGCCGACAGTCTCAGTGACGCTGAAGAACTACTCCATCTTGTTGAGACTGCAATATCTAAAttaccttctttctttcttcttgttGTATAACGCCCTCTGTTGTTGTATTTACCTGAGATTTGGGGCCCAACTTCTGATCAAAGTTATTTTTTCAGGTTCGTTCTTTTAATTTTACTACCAAAATGATCATATTAAGAATCAAAACATGTACGACATGATaacatttaatatcattatttatttatttatttatttatttatttatttatttatttatttatttatttatttatttatttatttatttatttatttatttatttatttatttatttatttatttatttatttatttatttatttatttatttaaattattatttatttatttattgattattgTAATTTTTGCAAACTACAAAATGAgcatgagatttaaaaaaaataatcaacAGTACTTCTAAAACACACATAACAACCATGATCCATGATCTTCATACTAGTGAAATATAAATGCTGGGATTTTATGgtttgatttttgtttaattttgtataAATTAGATAGATACTACAACTATATTAATTTGAAACCAACACAACTGTACGTTCTGTTTTTCAAGGACCAAGTGCATCTCTTTCCAGCCCATCGCAATATACACATCGTTCTTCTCATTAAACTGTTACTAATCATAAAGCATTCCCATTTTTAATTTCACCCTTCATCAGTTCTATGAATTTGATAGCATTTGGTTAGACATGTGATTCCATGACGACCATTGGTCCGTAAAATAATGTGTTAGAAGTGAGAAACCACTTAAGAACAAGACattcaaaccttttttttttcagaacatTTTGAGAACACAAGCTAGCTTGGAAATAAAAGTTATTTAACCCTCGTCCTAGGGGAACAACACCCACAATGTTTTTTAGTTGTTGTTTCTTTGTTCATCAGCAATGCTCGTATTTGCACACAAATGACAAAATCTCTCTAAGACCCTTCCTTTACCCTCATTGTAGTCCTAACAATTTTAACCGGGGTTAGGTGGACCATTAAAAATCGAGGGAGAGGCTTGTGAAGTCCACCATAGGTCTCTATTGTAAAATTCAGCGATTTTCATTCTTACACTTAAGATAAGTATGCTAAGTGATATGGACACTAACCGTTGTAGTCTATAGTCATTTGCTTTCATGTGGcattattttggataatttgataAGGGGGAATGGTCCATACATCGTCCAATTACCCCAATGTTGACgattgtatgtgggtttctgacttaATTATCATTATATGTTTGCCTTAAAATTGTAAATGTATGCGCTCCCTGCGCGACTGTTCTGCttttataggcgctagcgccctaaatagaacacattttgatgtatagtacaatttttccacaatttttaatactttttctaattttttccgccctttttctttactaattctttttgccgccccttcttcttccgccgcccttcgttttagccgcccctgctttttaccccaggggctggcgccccaaagcccccccaaatattttgtgtttcatATTATATACATGTCATCCATTTCCTTCGTATTGTTGACAGTAAGTCCTACTTTGGACATTACTTTAACAAAAAGatattcccttatcaaattagaaGACTTTCTTGGACAAACAAATCACTGCtacctgatgggatcatagtagttggcCCACTTCCCCTCGGTCTGACCTTGCTAGAGGACGTTTTCGCTCTCTTTAACAGGTTCGATTCACTAAACTTTAAGACATCTTTATGTGATGAACTCAATCACATGGGCCGAGTGAGAGTTGatttgaattattcataaccgattgATACCATGCTCACATTGttaagagcaagccaacaaaattcgtcataggtttgcgttgctaatacaaaaaccgtgaatttagagTCACCCCCTGTAGAGTGCTTCACTTGACACagtgtcggactctacttgttctatttggatactttgatttgCTTCATAACATGACAAACATAACAATGTTCTGCATTTTATAAagcgttttttttgtcattttggaatgtcattttttgctaccaaccgcatcgtaatcgccttacggtaattccacgattgaccaattcacaatagatttcaccctctagagggcatactaactgatttgcgactaatgtagcttgccgttggcgttcccgtatcacgtttaacctaaatttcgcaatctctcttttacccgaactcacacgaatgcgcaacacaaatacactgtttgattaagctaacaaaatataagtctttaattgaaagcaagttatgattggtacaatatatgacaacaaatgcacatacacaataatcaaatataatcactcttta from Amphiura filiformis chromosome 5, Afil_fr2py, whole genome shotgun sequence includes these protein-coding regions:
- the LOC140152003 gene encoding uncharacterized protein, yielding MATAKRTRVKAPTLNPSSESVLATNINDVITLKPHGRVCTERGGTRKENLLKCKQSMFVSTLNTRTLRSIYLQEELCGLAKRFIIGLQEHKIVHPDEPIRYHDLFDGYQLVSSSAWRNRAGMAVGGVGILMSAKAKKTILSCICITPRIICATFGGSPKTTIIVTYCPTNVSDEKESEEHYMLLDKSIKQVPAHNFLMVMGDFNARVGKEHYKVPYHDSTNRNGELLHTLAIENELEIANEVRNSILNCCTYNSFASVGSDHRVITAKVRLSLRSNGKTPPRKIRYNWKVLAQDTQLQELYAVKVRNIFSALQHESEGDEDATSTYQCFIPANREVTEELIPKAPKRHKGTIWTDSRTESARNEVHEAYVKDTHECTSVSRSELQARKNLLKEAYDKINQGILEQKISQVEKADQNCQHKASWDLINEISGRRTAKKGQIKGDTESERLHSWFSHFQQLLGNPPVITNEDEPIEQVHREFDMRTDAFDQEEYEAATKVINEGKSAGDDEITPEVLKRCNLDDIILYFCNEALLHGRKPEQWSILNLIPIPKSGNLREGRNYRVICLSSIVAKTYNRLLLNRIRPFLDPVLRMNQNGQQCHKYWP